One genomic segment of [Phormidium] sp. ETS-05 includes these proteins:
- a CDS encoding NAD+ synthase — MKIAVAQLNPTIGDLKGNASKILEAAQKAAQEGVNLLLTPELSLCGYPPRDLLLNPSFIQAMGVQLQELAAELPAEIAVLVGNATPNPTAANNGGKSLFNSIARLENGKIQQFFHKRLLPTYDVFDEHRYFEPATVSNFFISSIGELKIGVTICEDLWNDEEFWGKRSYAHNPIADLAAANVDLIINLSASPYTVGKQKLREAMLAHAAKRYQIPVIYANQVGGNDDLIFDGCSSAFNRGGELVSRAGYFTTDLVTVEFDESQRDLVGGSKLVAPPESADEEMFRALVLGVGDYARKCGFRSAVMGLSGGIDSSLVAAIAVAALGSENVLGVLMPSPYSSDHSVTDAEVLAASLAMKTEILPIGELMAGYDRALHSVFAGLAADVTEENLQSRIRGNLLMALANKFGHLLLSTGNKSEMAVGYCTLYGDMNGGLAAIADVPKTRVYSICAWLNAHGAAIFGHNQTIIPPNVLSKAPSAELKPGQVDQDSLPPYDILDDILHRLIEKHQSRAEIEAAGHEPATVERVVKLVRVAEFKRRQAPPGLKVTDRAFGTGWRMPIAARTFGN; from the coding sequence ATGAAAATCGCAGTTGCACAACTTAATCCCACTATTGGCGACCTGAAGGGGAACGCGAGCAAAATCCTGGAAGCTGCCCAAAAAGCTGCCCAGGAAGGAGTAAACCTGCTGTTGACGCCAGAGCTATCTTTATGTGGCTATCCGCCGCGAGATTTGCTGCTGAATCCTAGTTTTATTCAGGCGATGGGGGTGCAATTGCAGGAATTAGCGGCGGAATTACCGGCGGAAATTGCGGTTTTGGTGGGCAATGCCACCCCGAATCCCACGGCGGCGAATAATGGGGGGAAATCTCTGTTTAATAGTATTGCCAGATTGGAAAATGGGAAAATTCAGCAGTTTTTCCATAAGCGCCTGCTCCCTACTTATGATGTTTTTGACGAACATCGCTATTTTGAACCCGCAACGGTGAGCAATTTTTTTATTAGCTCGATTGGGGAGTTAAAAATCGGGGTGACGATTTGCGAGGATTTGTGGAATGATGAGGAATTTTGGGGGAAGCGCAGTTATGCTCATAATCCGATCGCGGATTTGGCGGCGGCCAATGTGGATTTGATTATTAATTTGTCCGCTTCCCCTTATACGGTGGGTAAACAAAAGTTACGGGAGGCGATGCTGGCGCATGCGGCGAAGCGCTATCAAATTCCGGTGATTTATGCGAATCAAGTGGGGGGCAATGATGATTTGATTTTTGATGGCTGCAGCTCGGCGTTTAATCGTGGCGGGGAGTTGGTGAGCCGCGCTGGCTATTTTACCACGGATTTGGTGACAGTGGAATTTGACGAAAGTCAGAGAGATTTGGTGGGGGGAAGTAAGCTGGTAGCACCACCGGAAAGCGCCGATGAGGAGATGTTTAGAGCTTTGGTGTTGGGGGTGGGAGATTATGCGAGGAAATGTGGGTTTAGGTCGGCAGTGATGGGTTTGAGCGGGGGGATAGATTCGTCGTTGGTGGCAGCGATCGCGGTGGCGGCTTTGGGGTCAGAAAATGTCCTGGGGGTTTTGATGCCTTCTCCTTATAGTTCTGACCATTCGGTAACGGATGCTGAGGTCTTAGCGGCTTCTTTGGCGATGAAAACCGAGATTTTGCCCATTGGGGAGCTGATGGCGGGGTACGATCGCGCTTTGCACTCAGTGTTTGCTGGCTTGGCGGCGGATGTTACGGAGGAAAACTTGCAATCGCGGATTCGGGGTAATTTGCTGATGGCTTTGGCGAATAAATTCGGCCATTTGCTGCTGAGTACGGGGAATAAGTCGGAAATGGCGGTGGGGTATTGCACTCTGTACGGGGATATGAATGGTGGTTTGGCGGCGATCGCCGACGTACCCAAAACTCGCGTTTACTCCATTTGTGCTTGGCTCAACGCCCACGGTGCGGCGATTTTTGGCCACAATCAAACTATCATCCCCCCCAATGTTCTGTCTAAGGCTCCCAGTGCGGAACTGAAACCGGGGCAAGTGGACCAGGACTCTTTGCCTCCATACGATATCCTAGATGATATCCTGCACCGGTTGATTGAAAAACACCAATCCAGAGCAGAAATTGAAGCTGCTGGCCATGAACCCGCCACGGTGGAGCGAGTGGTTAAACTGGTGAGGGTGGCTGAGTTCAAGCGCCGCCAAGCGCCTCCCGGTCTGAAAGTGACCGATCGAGCCTTTGGGACCGGTTGGCGGATGCCGATCGCTGCGCGGACCTTTGGTAATTGA
- a CDS encoding nicotinate-nucleotide adenylyltransferase: MKIALFGTSADPPTMGHQAILSWLCGEFDWVAVWAADNPMKLQQQTPLNHRAAMLQLVVAEIQQTDANIGFYPELSSPYTIETVNRARQLWPDAVLTLVIGADLVGQIHRWYRAAELLSQVPLLVVPRMVRSGHRSGYVADARDWERLQQMGARVRLAEFVPPATSSTAYRQGEDKDGDIVPPVVKEYIQRQNLFSVGS, from the coding sequence ATGAAAATCGCTCTATTTGGCACTAGCGCCGACCCCCCCACTATGGGCCATCAAGCAATCCTCTCTTGGTTGTGTGGGGAATTTGACTGGGTGGCGGTGTGGGCGGCGGATAATCCGATGAAGTTGCAACAGCAAACGCCTCTAAATCATCGCGCCGCTATGTTGCAGTTGGTGGTGGCCGAAATCCAGCAAACGGATGCTAATATCGGCTTTTACCCGGAACTGAGCAGTCCTTACACTATTGAAACTGTGAACCGGGCAAGGCAATTATGGCCTGATGCGGTGTTGACTTTGGTCATCGGTGCTGACTTGGTGGGGCAAATACACCGGTGGTATCGGGCGGCGGAATTGCTCTCTCAAGTGCCGCTCTTGGTGGTGCCTCGTATGGTTAGGTCGGGGCACCGATCGGGTTATGTGGCGGACGCCCGGGACTGGGAGCGGTTACAACAGATGGGGGCCCGCGTCAGATTGGCCGAATTTGTCCCTCCGGCGACTTCTTCCACCGCCTATCGTCAGGGGGAGGACAAAGACGGGGATATTGTCCCCCCAGTAGTGAAAGAATATATCCAGCGCCAGAATTTGTTCTCGGTTGGTTCGTAG